CTACTATCGGCTCTTGGTCTAGCCACTACTACGGGAACCTGGCTGTTCCCAAGCCCCGTCGCTTTAGCGCGGGGTCAGTGACAACTGGAAGCGATCGCCGAAGGATTCCCCGTAGAAAACCTGCTCGATGTCAAAACGACCACCATAAGCCTTGTAGGGTTCCGCCGCATATCCCAACGGCAACAAACAGCACACATCCACTTCCTCGGGAATTTGGAACGCTGCTTTTACCTGGTCCGTGACAAACCCTTCCATGGGGCAACTATCCACCCCCAAAGACTTGGCCGCGATCGCTAAGTGAGCCACAGCCAGCATCGTATGGCGGTTCGTCCATACTTCTAAAGAACCAAACGAAGGACCGCCTGCAAACAATTGGGGAATCATAGAACGCATATAATCGGCGTATCGATCGTTCACTGCATCTAGCTGCTTTCCCAGCTCAATCACTGACTCAATATAGTCCGATTCCTTCACCCGGCGATCGCCACAACAAATCAACACCACCGGCGCTTCCGTCACTTGCCGCTGGTCGAAAGCACATTGGCGGAGTTTCGCCTTATTGTCCGCATCGCGAACCACCACAAACCGCCAAGGTTGTAGATTAAACCCAGAAGGCGCTCTCAATCCCAAACGAAAAATTTCCCGCAGCGTCTCCTCTGGAATTGGATCTTCGCGAAAAGCACGAGCGGCGCGTCGCTGTTCGATGGCTTCTTTGACGCCAACCGGATTGTTACTCATAACTGGTTTTTCCCTCGACATCCGAAAACACCTACCCATCAATGTATCAGTTACTTAAGCAATTTGAAAGTCGCCCACCGCTTGCAGGATCGCTTCTTTTTGCGAGGCGAAAAAATCCTGAATGCCTACTTCCGCCAAATCCATGAGTTGGTTGAGCTGCTGGCGGGTAAAACTTCCCGATTCCCCCGTTCCCTGCACCTCAATAAACTCTTGGCGTTCGTTCATCACCACATTGAAATCCACCTCCGCTGCCACATCCTCTGGATAGTTTAGATCCAAAAAAGCTTCCTGCTCGATCAAACCCACCGATACGGCAGCTATCTGATGGCGTAGCGGCGACGCTTCCAGTTCTCCCTGTTGGACCAACTTTTCCATAGCCATGGCCAAGGCCACAAAACCGCCAGTAATCGCTGTTGTTCGGGTTCCCGCATCAGCCTGCAACACATCGGCATCTACCAGCACCGTTCTTTCTCCCAAAGCCTGTAAATCCAGGGCCGCGCGTAAACTGCGTCCAATCAAGCGCTGAATTTCTTGGGTTCTGCCGGAAAGTCTCATCAACTCTCGTCTTTGCCGTTGGGGAGTAGCGCCAGGAAGCATACGATATTCGGCACTCAACCAACCTTGACCGGTTTCCTCTAGAAACCGCGGCACTCCCGGTTCGATGCTAATCGTACAAAGCACTTGCGTGTCGCCACATCGGGTTAATACCGAAGCGGTGGCAAATTTGGTGAAATCGGTTTCAAATACAATCGGACGCACCCGATTTGCTGGTCTGTTGTCAGGACGCTGCCAAGCCATAAGTTCT
The Geitlerinema sp. PCC 9228 genome window above contains:
- the rph gene encoding ribonuclease PH, translating into MAWQRPDNRPANRVRPIVFETDFTKFATASVLTRCGDTQVLCTISIEPGVPRFLEETGQGWLSAEYRMLPGATPQRQRRELMRLSGRTQEIQRLIGRSLRAALDLQALGERTVLVDADVLQADAGTRTTAITGGFVALAMAMEKLVQQGELEASPLRHQIAAVSVGLIEQEAFLDLNYPEDVAAEVDFNVVMNERQEFIEVQGTGESGSFTRQQLNQLMDLAEVGIQDFFASQKEAILQAVGDFQIA
- a CDS encoding nitroreductase family protein, with the translated sequence MSNNPVGVKEAIEQRRAARAFREDPIPEETLREIFRLGLRAPSGFNLQPWRFVVVRDADNKAKLRQCAFDQRQVTEAPVVLICCGDRRVKESDYIESVIELGKQLDAVNDRYADYMRSMIPQLFAGGPSFGSLEVWTNRHTMLAVAHLAIAAKSLGVDSCPMEGFVTDQVKAAFQIPEEVDVCCLLPLGYAAEPYKAYGGRFDIEQVFYGESFGDRFQLSLTPR